The genomic DNA CACAGCGAACACAGCGAACACAGCGAACTCAGTCGTTGAATCGCTCATGCGACCGCCACTGGTAGAGCAGAATGCTCTAGGTTTCGCCCCAGTTGGCGACGTCGTCGCCGCTGCCTTGTTCGTCGGACTTATTAGGTCCCAGTGACCAGATGGCCGGTTCGGTGCCATTATTCTTGGAACTTGGATATTCATACATCAATTGTTGTCCCCAGGCATCTTTGGGAATTTCCGGGAGCAGTGGATCGACAGCATTTCCTTCGGAATCTTTATTCGAAGCCAACAGTTCGAAGACTTCCTGACCGCCGTTCGGATATTCCCCTCCATTGGCAACGGCATACAGTTTCAAGGCCTGTTCCAAGCCGTGAATACTGGATTCGGTCGCCTGAATATTGGCTTTCTTCTGGCTGCCGAGCAGGTTCGGAACAACCATCGCCGCAATTACACCCAGAATTGCCAGAACAATCAGCAATTCGAGCAGGGTGAAGGCGTTTCGCGAGGAATTTCGGATCAATTTACGAGTCATCGAGCGTTTCATGGCAGGCCTCCGTCTTTCGACAGATTTTATAATAGTGGGGGGGATTGAAGTCCACAATTGGGACTGTTTTAAACATTTCG from Rubinisphaera italica includes the following:
- a CDS encoding type II secretion system protein GspG; translation: MKRSMTRKLIRNSSRNAFTLLELLIVLAILGVIAAMVVPNLLGSQKKANIQATESSIHGLEQALKLYAVANGGEYPNGGQEVFELLASNKDSEGNAVDPLLPEIPKDAWGQQLMYEYPSSKNNGTEPAIWSLGPNKSDEQGSGDDVANWGET